The Maniola jurtina chromosome 13, ilManJurt1.1, whole genome shotgun sequence genomic interval aaatatttaaaaaagagcctttgttgcagttttaaataagtactgtacaggtttaccttagtgctacctaagtaaataattaattagatagataataactttaaattattacagtaaagattatttacatatgaagttttagttttatttttttatattctgcgtgatcATCGACATaagcatccccttttcgatataatattcaatatacaatagaatagaatagaatagactagactagaatagaatatgatataatataaaagaatagaatataatataataattcaagtaaacttttacaaacttttgaatcgtcaaaataatttaccatgcattacaatatgatgtttgactagagcgttataatattagggcgtacttttggcatacaagatgaataattttacgtaaggtttctatttaaagataaagctgaatttttttgttgatacaagggtttttagcaaaattacaaaaaggtaattaaaaaaaaaatgtgttaacattccttttgattcaattgcgttaagcgaatttatttttaggttataggtatgtacctattgggtactagggagtaataacttgcttggacggaatgtaacagagtgatccgatttggtttatccccgagaaaagtaatgtaatagtagtagactcgtatacacattgacctctgaaagcattttagctatttttttgtacatccaaacagagaaccgttttgtatacatgtacaagtcaattagattgaactagaacgaaggtaaaaggattgtacattatattttaataaaatagacacagacagactagtaacgatgaaagtaatatttctcttcagagttagaactagtGCCTGTAgttagtctgttcaattcaaaagttttgttgcatttgttgggtacctgcttcaaaaacaaataataattacggattgtggtgtgtataatatgataatgaagctttatttagtttgtaaagttatagtatatcattaataatgcaaattagaataatatttaaaaaaataactatgatttatgttggtagttaatacctaatattacaaatttgggtaaaagcttcacatttgcgttgaacaaagaaatattcttgtccggatagctaagtgggtattattaacttgagaaattttcattaaaaagattacaataagagggtagacaaatgcaacatttttatgctctcagctgcaattctgtgctataatcaggacgggccgaaaataataaagagtgacagtaagagtatattgtgcgaatagaaatattaaatagcatacagtggcagtagatgaattccctgcgcgaatggacagatgaatgagttaaaaagaaagtcttggttttggcagtggcatgcatcggtgtcgctcataatccatgactctctgtttatcatttttaattagcctaataattatttgagatagcgtaatttaatatttgcatatatggaatatgaaataccaattattattattgtttgatactagagtaattcatgaattaaaatagtttgtgggttataagattatatttggtgaccaacccttgtaattaataatgcagtgaactagtgaaatcattaatataactgcagttaagatattgattagtttaaaaagtgatagttttagtatgataataattatttaaagttaactttgatagcaccagctttacaatcaaatgatccgtttataataataaagcattgatagttaaaataaaatggatgagatcaaatatgattcttatgagatcaaatcacttgtattatggtgaactaggcaccggtgatccattgcgtggatgcgcggtagataaagatagtgtggtgattgcatacgtggatgaatagtgtcggagcactgtgtgggtgcacgatgctatggcattgagtatgtgttcagaatttagtaaagaattttgatctgattttaatcgtgagtgctaatgcattgcttctttaaagaatattcatggagtattaaaaaccgtgttggcaaggctaccctgtgtattatgttgagtaatctatttaaaattaagtatgtatagcaacataattgatacagcgagccgtgataaaattttggaagattaattagttggaatattgcaccatggatataagatatcacactgggatacgaagcttgaactttgataaaatattcgaaagataattgggaatattgtaccatgaatataaaatatcacattggaatacgatgcttaaacttgaaggcgaacttggtacgcttaagtgagtgaaatgctctttaagtgcaagtggtcttcaagcgatcttctacgatgcttgaccttgatggcgaacttggtacgcttaagtgagtgaaatgctctttaagtgcaagtggtcttcaagtggtcttttataatgcttggaacttgaaggtgaacttggtacgcttaagtgagcgaaatgctctttaagtgcaagtggtcttcaagtggtcttctatgatgtttggaacttgaaggtgaacttggtacacttaagtgagcgaaatgttctttaagtgcaagtggtcttcaagtggtcttcaccaacttggtacgcttaagtgagcgaaatattctttaagtgcaagtggtcttgaccaacttgctgcatttaagtgagcgaaacgctctttaagtgcagttggttttcaactacgacaaatctggtcccctaagtgtggcaaagtccctttagatgcggttgttttttaaattgaaagctgttgttgtgatgagtgataacgaatggacaatattcctggatcttacgagtacatagtggaggtatcttgttaagttgcgagctatcgtatgattgttaagtgataagtgacaatgaatgggcaatattccttaggaagttaggaaggatccttacaagtaggtaatgtgaatcaggtgttaacggttgtttattttgcagtaattttatcccgactcgtggggtgcccggggcgggcaccatgcagcatggccgtgttggcaacaactcgttctcacgttcggtgttgcttggtgttggtggttatgctgtggtcgtgacgtcagagccccctccatcgagacgaaaaaagatggcgctagggcgaggacgtggcgtggaacgacaagcttcagttgctgtttgcgctccaaccgattcacattgcattatacgggttgattttactatctgagactttaattgtttacaattATAATCACAACTTCTGATGTTTGAATTGCCCAGTGTTAGTGAACCAAAAGACTTCGACAGTGGaataattttttgtatttataaaaagCAATGACAGTATTGGCAAAGGAATCAAAATGAAATAGGTCTTAGCTTCTATTCAAATTATGTAGACTTTATAGCTTTTCCAAGTTCGTGCTTAAAAGAATCCACTAGGTCTCGACGCCTGTCTAAATTAATTGAGCAAGAGGTCTGTTATTTACAAttgctctaatttttttttaattccgccTTGCGACTTGCGAGCCAAAGCCAAACTATGTAGATCCTGTGCTTAGGTatatcatatattattatgttaaaatttacgaataaaaacaacataaaattttgtcaattaagCGCTTAGATCCATAGTTTTAGTAGATGCATCAAGTTAAAAAACATCTACCTATTTTAtggagttattttttttaattacgtaaAGGTAACCTAACTctgtcttaaaaaaattcaaacatatTGAAATGATATTAACTTTTCAACAAACTATTATGAAATTGCCtgctaaaaagtttatttagctataTTTACCGAAAGATTTTTTCCATAGagttttaacttatttttataaaaatgctgaaggtacctatctatttacctacttaattcagATAGCATCGAAGTTGTAATAGGTATATACTCTCGCTAGCATagctaacatttttaatacttaGCTTAGACAAGAAATCTTAAATTGCGTGATGTGATGTTGGTGCttaatatgtaattaataataatattattataattatatatcatataggtaataatattatgtaggaaatagaagaatatttaaaagacaataggtattatatagtaaacgaataggtaggtacctatttaaaagctagatatagtattttataatattatagtttactCATATTTATTGTGAATATAATCACTAATATTGTTAACCCAGTACATTTGGGAAAGTACTcaattatcattaaaaaaaagaaattgataagtctatgtacctacttaggtatataaattaattGCTCACAGTGCGACAAGCATAATATGTATTTCAGTTCATTTGTAGGTAATTGATGCAAAATTGCCCGTTAATCTGTAacaattattataggtacctacgcatagttttcaatattttaactgtttttaaaaatttaattttagataagtacctacctacatacttatataagtatttacttacttacgaattattatctaagtaccgaataaatatttaattttttaattttaattcgtTGCGATAGTATTCAATAGAATGATCAACTTTATTATAAAgtggtgatatttaattaatcagAGATTTTATTAAGATGTGATTAGTACTTACGTATTTAATAGTTTATCATTCGagattttacaatatttaattgttttataataatgactataatcaaaaataatatatataaaaaaaaatatatataaaataagtaacttGTTATTTTGGCATCTCGATAAAAGCTTAGGCAATcttgataaataattatgtacttaatataaatataaaaagcatacaataataataacgtGAGTGTGATATTATGATTGATAACTTTAATTCTCAAAATAACTTCTATTGTAATAATTACCCTTTCATTACCTATGTGAACTGTTAAACAATAAAGTTGTAAATAtatcattttaatttgtttaattcGACAACCTCATAGATAAACCTTTTATGATTATTTgtattaggtataataggtatacctatttaatatttactaaGTATAACGTCTATCAATACCAGTGATAGTCggtaattgggatgatgcctatgtcaaaaataaattattttttaggaatttttaaatagagggtcttccaaaattcgtaagatctacgtccgctgttagttttaagtttgctaagtTAGAAAGATTAAATAATGATTATACTGAAGGAAATGAAGTCTTAATCTCATCTGAAGATTGTTCCAATAATAACAAGGAAGTTTGACGCAATCGTCCAGTATCAATACGCAAGTGAAGAACATCAAAGATCATTCGGCATTGGAGTGTCACGAAGAGCAAGGGCAAGCAAAAACAGGAATACTCCAACCATGAAATAGTCAGTTATATAAGTGATTATTGTACCATGACCTATCAATCACGCAAAGCTTGCCGCCGAGATGTTACATCTATTCCTCATCTCACTATTACCAGTTATTTTCGCCAGTCCATTTCAAAAGTATCCATACGTATTTTTGCTTGACGTTGGGAATGAAGAAATCGGGAAATTCAGTACGCAACAGATTCGACTGTCGATTCCAGGAGGGTCTTTAGCGGTACGGTACCCTGCTGTCGGTGAAGGTGACACGATTGGACACGTCAGAGTAACTGGAATCGACTTTGGCACAGACCTCAAAGCAAATATAATTCAAGGAGGACCTGGGTACAAATATGCCGTTTTTGTATTCGTGGGTAACCCAGGAACTCCATACGACGCTGTTGTGACCATACAGACAGTACCAAATATGGACGCTTCACCACCAAAGTTGGATATATCTTACAAAGAAAATGTAGATCAAGGATTGGAAGATGCGAATGACAGCTCGGAGGATACAAGTGATAATGACAATTCTATAACAAAAACTATGTATAAAGGAAATAGAAAACAAGTGATGCAATCTAGTTCTAACATCTATCATTATACAAGTAatgcggtaagtgatgatgactTTAATAACAATGGAGTAGAAACTCAAAGTGAAGAAGATTTTCACGATGAAAATGAAGACGATGACAATGATGTAGAAGAAGATGACGATGATTATAAATCTAGTGAAAGAAACTATGCAAAAGGTGGTTATTCAGATGAGAGTTCAGACGATGCTCGTGTAGTAGATGTGAAGAGTAACCAATACGGTATTTACGAGGCGTTTAAGCCACATTGGCTCGGGGGTGTACGGTTTTATCCGCAAGCATCATTATACGTCCAGGACAGTTACGGAAAACCAGTTTCTGATGATGAAAACCGCGACAATGATGAGCTtagtgaaaattattataaggaCCTGAACAATAATATAAACGATTTTGGTGCCCCCgttgaatataaataaagaatatattaagtaggtaatgaaGGAATTCCAAATATGGAAAATCAGTGAAGTGTGTATTTATTAgtcaaatttttatattaagtacaaGTATGTTGATTTAATTGTTTGATTTTACTAATTATAGCTGATTTCTAAAATACTGTGCTAGTTAGgagattttgttttatttttcctgtaaagTTTAAAAGCATAAACCTCTAAGTttcatctctaattttttttttatattgtccAGTAAGTTGCTAACTTCCGAGATAAGGGGAATATGTGGGGAAAAcactattttttgttatttttcaaaaataacaaaaaataatggctgaaatgacaaaaaatggcttaaaaataggcaaacatttattttagaacGTGCCAATGAAGTTTTTCATATTTTACGGTACCTAATTTCATGTTGTAGGTATTCCCCAGTTTAAAATAACAAGTCCTCTATTTCGGTGTTCTAATTTCCTTTTATGTGCAGTTGCACCATAGGGTTTCTTTTTACCAttttattacggaaccctaaaaccatgATAGCCGTGGTATACATGAGTACTATTGGTTGGGagttaaaaaggtttttttcaTTAGGAAATGTATTAATTAAAGTTACTCGTGCCAACCATATAATTGACTAAGAGGCAGCGcgtaccagaccttcgttaATTTATGAAAGCCGATAATTCCtgtgtattgtccccaacacagggaagaacgatcaatGACTATGAATtttgatcatggtggctttgggagataacaggttataaaggtgtaaaaaatcttccGCCAAAGTATAAAGTCGCCCTTAAAGGTTAAAAGTTTAAGGTTGTCGTGCAGGGGGTTGCtgcgatactaagtgtctggaaAAGCataacgtgatttctaatactattacgaagaaaatataaaaaaattagactttacactttgacataagattttttaca includes:
- the LOC123870980 gene encoding cGMP-specific 3',5'-cGMP phosphodiesterase 3-like is translated as MLHLFLISLLPVIFASPFQKYPYVFLLDVGNEEIGKFSTQQIRLSIPGGSLAVRYPAVGEGDTIGHVRVTGIDFGTDLKANIIQGGPGYKYAVFVFVGNPGTPYDAVVTIQTVPNMDASPPKLDISYKENVDQGLEDANDSSEDTSDNDNSITKTMYKGNRKQVMQSSSNIYHYTSNAVSDDDFNNNGVETQSEEDFHDENEDDDNDVEEDDDDYKSSERNYAKGGYSDESSDDARVVDVKSNQYGIYEAFKPHWLGGVRFYPQASLYVQDSYGKPVSDDENRDNDELSENYYKDLNNNINDFGAPVEYK